A single region of the Drosophila miranda strain MSH22 chromosome 2, D.miranda_PacBio2.1, whole genome shotgun sequence genome encodes:
- the LOC108155088 gene encoding 26S proteasome non-ATPase regulatory subunit 8-like: MSNLYKDIKAEWSKRAPNLLRCGQLLGIFKLEILGGFLMPHEMSKSNPQQKDQLVRSRDVLEIAVEHSITVKDYAAFERYMAQLKMYYYDYDKFLEPSQEMHKMIGLSLLYMLATNRIADFHIALERLPSALLLQDRFIMPVLALENYFMEGRYNKILEAKKSLPSEIYGNFMDMLVLTAREEIASCIEKSYLKMTPKQAAQRLGLRAGGKELLELVERRHWTLDAQGNYDYAALNIKPKDEVPANDIATHNLSYATELEKII, from the coding sequence ATGTCCAATCTATACAAAGATATAAAGGCCGAATGGAGCAAACGAGCCCCGAATCTTCTGCGCTGTGGTCAACTTTTGGGCATTTTCAAGCTGGAGATTCTTGGAGGATTCTTGATGCCCCATGAGATGTCAAAGTCCAACCCCCAGCAGAAGGATCAACTGGTGAGGTCCCGCGATGTGCTGGAGATCGCAGTGGAGCACAGCATCACCGTCAAGGACTACGCAGCCTTTGAGCGGTACATGGCCCAGCTGAAAATGTACTACTACGACTACGACAAGTTCCTGGAACCCTCACAGGAGATGCACAAGATGATTGGTCTGAGCCTGCTCTATATGCTGGCCACAAATCGCATTGCCGACTTCCACATCGCACTCGAGCGACTGCCGTCGGCCCTGCTGCTCCAGGATCGCTTCATCATGCCCGTGCTGGCCCTCGAGAACTACTTCATGGAGGGACGCTACAACAAAATACTGGAGGCCAAGAAGTCCTTGCCTTCGGAGATCTATGGCAACTTCATGGACATGCTGGTGCTCACGGCCCGCGAGGAGATTGCCTCCTGCATCGAGAAGTCCTACCTGAAGATGACCCCCAAGCAGGCGGCACAGCGTCTGGGCCTTCGTGCAGGCGGAAAGGAGCTTCTGGAGTTGGTCGAACGCCGCCACTGGACTTTGGATGCTCAGGGGAACTACGATTATGCCGCACTAAACATCAAGCCCAAGGATGAGGTTCCGGCCAACGATATAGCCACACATAATTTATCCTATGCCACTGAGCTAGAGAAAATTATTTAA